The proteins below are encoded in one region of Streptomyces marianii:
- a CDS encoding DUF721 domain-containing protein — translation MSGSEISPLSGTGPLSGPAPNPVPEPSGVDLARVALRAAKEQARARGAAAQEKRQARRGGGLRSGARADGRDPLPLGAAINRLITERGWETPAAVGGVMGRWPQIVGEDLAKHCVPLRYDEDPDERVLTVQCDSTAWATQLRLLAPRLVARLNEDLGQGTVLMIKVLGPGGPARRFGPLRAPGSAGPGDTYG, via the coding sequence ATGAGCGGGAGCGAGATTTCGCCGTTGTCCGGGACCGGCCCGCTGTCCGGGCCGGCGCCGAACCCGGTGCCCGAGCCCTCCGGTGTTGATCTCGCGCGTGTGGCGCTGCGTGCGGCAAAGGAGCAGGCCCGTGCCCGGGGCGCGGCCGCTCAGGAGAAACGCCAGGCCAGGCGCGGCGGCGGGCTGCGGTCCGGCGCACGTGCGGACGGCCGGGACCCCTTGCCGCTGGGCGCGGCGATCAACCGGCTGATCACGGAGCGGGGCTGGGAGACGCCCGCGGCGGTGGGCGGAGTGATGGGCCGCTGGCCGCAGATCGTGGGTGAGGACCTGGCGAAGCACTGCGTTCCGCTGCGGTACGACGAGGATCCCGACGAGCGCGTCCTCACCGTCCAGTGCGACTCGACGGCGTGGGCGACCCAACTGCGGCTCCTCGCGCCCCGGCTCGTGGCCCGGCTGAACGAGGACCTCGGCCAGGGCACGGTCCTCATGATCAAGGTTCTGGGCCCGGGCGGCCCCGCCCGCCGCTTCGGCCCCCTGCGCGCGCCCGGCAGTGCGGGCCCCGGCGACACCTACGGCTGA